A single region of the Selenomonas sp. oral taxon 920 genome encodes:
- a CDS encoding TPM domain-containing protein, giving the protein MINEMKYGRSTLLAVLLLCLSIFVLAVPKAADAAGIGNARVIDEMNLLSDAEVQKLDAQLAAVERTHRIRILAAIVGDWKDKPLKPLAENIIKTIAPGGERGAVLLLLSPENNTYYVATDTRLATRITDEGIEHLTEKFLPAFESKKYADMFTAFGQVAGEMLTYYEKEGKPFTTGGALSAVARAVAAGGTQTGDAGLGALRVIDESDLITDAEEQALDAKLAAYEQAHGIRILIGTVKNTHKQVLGKVANAVVDRIADGGANGTIVLLLAPKERDFYISTDNKMRVRITDDRGIEHLADKFVPSLKENKYAEGFTAFAAAVDEMVTYYEKEGKPFNPDAFLLTIVTLVGALIPAAIVYWFILANLSDSMFSVRSAHEADDYVERGSFRLTHREDVFLRTTESRETKHKETSSSSSSSGSYISTSSRDESHGGGGGKY; this is encoded by the coding sequence ATGATAAACGAAATGAAATATGGACGCAGCACACTCCTCGCCGTGCTCCTCCTCTGCCTCAGCATCTTTGTCCTCGCCGTCCCCAAAGCGGCAGATGCAGCGGGCATCGGAAACGCACGCGTCATCGACGAGATGAACCTCCTCTCCGATGCCGAGGTGCAAAAACTCGATGCGCAGCTCGCGGCAGTGGAACGGACACACCGCATCCGCATCCTCGCGGCAATCGTCGGTGATTGGAAAGACAAACCGCTGAAGCCGCTCGCGGAGAACATCATCAAGACCATCGCCCCCGGCGGTGAACGCGGCGCAGTCCTGCTCCTCCTTTCGCCCGAAAACAACACCTACTACGTCGCCACGGATACAAGGCTCGCCACGCGCATTACCGACGAGGGCATTGAGCACCTCACGGAGAAATTCCTGCCCGCCTTCGAGAGCAAGAAATACGCCGATATGTTCACGGCATTTGGTCAAGTCGCGGGCGAAATGCTCACCTACTACGAGAAGGAAGGCAAGCCCTTCACCACGGGCGGCGCACTCAGTGCCGTTGCACGTGCAGTCGCAGCTGGGGGGACACAGACAGGGGATGCGGGACTGGGTGCTTTGCGCGTGATCGACGAGTCCGACCTCATCACCGATGCCGAGGAGCAGGCACTCGACGCGAAGCTCGCCGCATATGAACAGGCGCACGGCATTCGCATCCTCATCGGCACGGTCAAAAACACACACAAACAGGTGCTTGGCAAGGTCGCCAATGCCGTTGTCGACCGCATCGCGGACGGCGGCGCAAACGGCACCATCGTCCTCCTCCTCGCACCGAAGGAGCGCGACTTCTACATCTCCACTGACAACAAGATGCGCGTGCGCATCACCGACGACAGAGGCATCGAACACCTCGCCGACAAGTTCGTCCCCTCCCTGAAGGAGAACAAATACGCCGAGGGATTCACCGCATTTGCCGCCGCCGTGGATGAGATGGTGACCTACTACGAGAAGGAAGGCAAACCATTCAATCCCGATGCCTTCCTGCTCACCATCGTCACCCTCGTCGGTGCGCTGATCCCTGCTGCCATCGTTTACTGGTTCATCCTTGCCAATCTCTCGGACAGCATGTTCAGTGTCCGAAGTGCCCACGAGGCAGACGACTACGTCGAGCGCGGCAGCTTCCGCCTCACACACCGAGAGGACGTCTTCCTCCGCACCACAGAGTCCCGTGAGACGAAGCACAAGGAGACATCCTCCTCCTCGTCCTCCTCGGGTTCCTATATCTCCACCTCCAGCCGCGACGAAAGCCACGGCGGCGGCGGCGGGAAGTACTAG